Proteins encoded by one window of Primulina huaijiensis isolate GDHJ02 chromosome 1, ASM1229523v2, whole genome shotgun sequence:
- the LOC140988664 gene encoding short-chain dehydrogenase reductase 3b-like produces the protein MSKLRLEGKVAVITGGASGIGEAAVRLFAEQGAAVVVADIQDELGSRLVSSINSDKVSYHHCDVRDEKQVADTVSYALTTYHGLDVMFSNAGILGPVTSILDLDIQGLDNVMATNVRGMASTIKHAARAMVDRKIKGSIICTASVAACLGGAGPHAYSASKHAVVGLVKGACSELGANGIRVNCISPYGVATPLTCNAYGLEPAEVEANSCKTANLKGIVLKAKHVAEAALFLASDESAYVSGQNLAVDGGFSVVSHSYTSF, from the exons ATGTCAAAGCTAAG GTTGGAGGGTAAAGTGGCTGTGATCACGGGCGGTGCGAGCGGCATCGGTGAGGCAGCGGTGCGGTTATTTGCTGAGCAAGGGGCGGCGGTCGTGGTTGCTGACATACAAGATGAATTAGGAAGCCGGCTTGTTTCTTCAATCAACTCGGATAAAGTGAGTTACCATCACTGCGACGTACGTGATGAAAAACAAGTGGCCGACACCGTCAGCTACGCCCTTACAACATATCACGGTCTCGATGTCATGTTCAGTAATGCCGGAATTCTGGGACCCGTAACGAGCATACTCGACCTCGATATTCAAGGATTGGATAATGTCATGGCTACGAATGTACGTGGCATGGCCTCCACTATCAAGCACGCGGCCCGTGCCATGGTGGATAGAAAGATCAAGGGGTCTATCATTTGCACAGCAAGCGTTGCTGCCTGTCTCGGGGGCGCTGGCCCGCATGCTTACTCGGCATCGAAACACGCTGTGGTGGGTCTGGTTAAGGGTGCTTGCAGCGAGCTCGGTGCAAATGGGATTAGGGTCAATTGTATATCTCCCTACGGTGTAGCGACGCCGCTGACATGCAACGCATACGGCCTGGAACCGGCGGAAGTGGAGGCAAACAGCTGCAAGACGGCCAACTTGAAGGGGATTGTTTTGAAGGCTAAGCACGTAGCGGAGGCGGCATTGTTTCTAGCTTCCGACGAGTCGGCTTATGTTAGCGGACAAAATTTGGCGGTCGACGGTGGGTTTTCGGTAGTCAGCCACAGTTATACTTCTTTTTGA
- the LOC140988653 gene encoding uncharacterized protein has product MDDSCAVCAESLDWVAYGACGHKDVCSTCVARLRFICDDRRCCICKTESNVVYVTKALGVYTNTIGDFSLFPSKVKEGRVENYWYHEDTQSFFDDLDHYKMIKAMCRLSCGVCDKTEDNPDDGSRRRAEFRNIEQLKGHLFHKHRLMMCSLCLEGRKVFICEQKLYTRSQLTQHTNTGDSEVDGTESERGGFMGHPRCEFCGTPFYGDNELYTHMSTEHYICHICQRQHPGRYEYYKNYDDLEIHFRRDHFLCEDEDCLGKKFIVFQSEAELKRHNTLEHGGSMSRSKRSAALQIPTSFRYQRSSEQGHHRGRGRTFQRDLSDNQLSLAIQASLETVNTAPFITRTATDHRESAEVETLAPALESLTTVSEPNSRYLQALSHNSTGAALGEVSFPPLTVNPGSSQQNSHSDVQPKRTMAAILRHQNNRKGNASSSASAPSWPGRSRTFTQPEISSVHDWPSIDRASGSASGPGLSKPVIKTGHASPGRSVSAQSRPSLVTDSSSTASLIPSRMFGSTSRIRHSLSASNLSERGSLDLSSGDFPQVAVAQTCIPSSDQTLDKVKDVQTANKSLVEKIRSALGFDEEKFISFKVISGEYRQGSMDAETYLANVVQFGLSDLVPELASLLPNVQKQKALIEAYHVNLVESAPIENGRNNGTRLKNSKDSKKGKGKSVDSGNSVAKNSLADKIISTVNELQSNYRASDEAVPVLSKDGYRSDRGKSKAVIDDDSRLESSGPGESLKSKNDSSSLVESNQKSGTGDGKGKQKKKTSKFHRVRLGDGSVEALLDLKSGNHDPDPSPNIKDSATSSGPNTESLPARGVWRNGGGQKLLMTSREPKK; this is encoded by the exons ATGGACGATAGCTGCGCGGTGTGTGCGGAGAGCTTGGATTGGGTGGCTTACGGTGCTTGTGGTCACAAGGATGTCTGTTCCACTTGCGTGGCTCGCCTAAGGTTTATCTGCGACGATCGACGCTGCTGTATTTGCAAGACTGAGTCCAACGTCGTCTATGTAACCAAG GCGTTGGGAGTTTACACGAATACGATCGGTGATTTTTCATTGTTTCCCTCCAAAGTAAAAGAAGGCAGAGTAGAAAACTATTGGTATCACGAAGATACACAGTCATTTTTTGATGATTTGGATCATTACAAGATGATCAAGGCCATGTGCAGACTTTCATGTGGAGTGTGTGATAAAACGGAGGACAATCCTGATGATGGATCCAGGAGAAGAGCAGAGTTTAGAAACATTGAGCAGCTAAAGGGTCATTTATTTCATAAACATAGGTTGATGATGTGCAGCCTGTGCTTGGAAGGAAGAAAG GTTTTCATTTGCGAACAAAAGTTATATACGAGATCTCAACTCACTCAACACACAAACACAGGTGACTCTGAGGTGGATGGAACCGAAAGTGAAAGGGGAGGTTTCATGGGGCATCCTCGGTGTGAATTTTGCGGAACACCATTTTACGGGGATAACGAGCTCTATACACATATGTCTACGGAACATTATATTTGTCATATATGCCAAAG GCAGCATCCAGGACGGTATGAGTACTACAAAAATTATGATGATTTGGAG ATCCACTTTCGTCGTGATCATTTTCTATGTGAGGATGAGGACTGTCTTGGCAAAAAGTTTATTGTCTTCCAATCTGAAGCTGAACTGAAG AGGCACAATACTTTGGAGCATGGAGGGAGTATGTCTCGTTCGAAGCGCAGTGCTGCTCTTCAG ATACCCACCAGTTTTCGGTATCAACGAAGTAGTGAACAAGGTCATCATCGCGGAAGAGGACGTACATTTCAACGAGATCTTTCTGATAATCAACTTTCTTTGGCCATCCAAGCAAGTCTCGAAACAGTTAATACAGCACCATTTATTACTCGGACTGCTACTGATCATAGAGAAAGTGCTGAAGTTGAGACGCTTGCTCCAGCTTTGGAGTCTTTAACCACTGTTTCTGAGCCAAATTCAAGATATCTTCAAGCTTTATCTCATAATTCAACTGGTGCAGCACTTGGAGAAGTTTCATTTCCTCCTCTCACTGTGAATCCTGGAAGTAGTCAACAGAACTCCCATTCTGATGTTCAGCCTAAAAGAACTATGGCAGCAATTCTACGTCATCAGAATAACCGCAAAGGAAATGCCTCATCTTCAGCTTCCGCTCCCTCTTGGCCAGGAAGGAGTCGTACTTTTACTCAGCCAGAAATCAGCAGTGTTCATGATTGGCCCTCAATCGACCGTGCTTCTGGATCAGCATCTGGTCCTGGACTGAGTAAACCTGTGATAAAAACTGGGCATGCCTCACCTGGACGTTCAGTTTCAGCTCAGTCTCGTCCATCATTGGTTACTGATTCATCGTCGACTGCTTCTTTGATTCCATCAAGGATGTTCGGAAGCACAAGTCGTATCCGTCACTCTTTGTCGGCCTCTAATCTTTCTGAGCGTGGCTCTCTGGATTTGTCATCTGGTGATTTTCCTCAAGTTGCTGTAGCACAGACATGCATACCTTCAAGCGACCAAACTTTGGACAAGGTAAAAGATGTTCAAACAGCAAACAAATCGCTGGTGGAGAAAATTCGTTCAGCTTTGGGGTTTGATGAAGAAAAATTCATTAGCTTTAAAGTGATATCTGGTGAATATCGTCAAGGTTCAATGGATGCTGAGACGTATCTAGCGAATGTTGTGCAGTTTGGTTTGTCTGATCTTGTTCCTGAGTTAGCTAGTCTTCTTCCCAATGTTCAGAAGCAGAAAGCGCTTATTGAAGCCTATCATGTTAATCTGGTAGAGAGTGCTCCAATAGAGAATGGTAGGAACAATGGCACCCGTTTAAAAAATAGCAAGGACTCTAAGAAAGGTAAAGGTAAATCTGTAGATTCTGGAAATAGTGTTGCTAAAAACAGTTTAGCTGATAAGATTATAAGTACTGTAAACGAATTACAGTCAAACTACAGAGCTTCGGACGAAGCGGTGCCTGTGTTATCGAAGGATGGGTATCGATCTGACCGAGGCAAATCAAAGGCTGTGATTGATGATGATTCACGGTTAGAATCAAGTGGACCTGGTGAGTCCTTAAAATCGAAAAATGACTCCTCTTCTTTGGTTGAATCTAATCAGaagtcaggtactggtgatggAAAAGGTAAGCAAAAGAAGAAAACTTCCAAGTTCCACAGAGTCCGCCTTGGTGATGGCTCTGTTGAAGCACTCTTGGATCTTAAAAGTGGTAATCATGATCCAGATCCTTCTCCAAATATAAAGGATTCTGCTACCTCAAGCGGACCAAATACGGAAAGTCTGCCTGCTCGTGGTGTGTGGCGGAATGGTGGAGGCCAGAAGCTTTTGATGACCTCCAGAGAAcctaaaaaatga